The Spirosoma sp. SC4-14 DNA window AATAATAGTATTGAAATTCTTTATGTTTATACTATTTTATTATAAGTAATAAGTAGTAGCCCTTTGTGGAAAAGAGAAGCATCTACGACTGTGGACTCTTCCACGTCGTAGATGCCAGTTTAACTTATAAATCTAGAGGGTTGTTTTATACACGCAGATCCAGCAAGCGTTGCTCTAACGCCTGAACCTTGGCTTCGGCATCGGCAAGTTTCTGGCGTTCACGATCTACAACTTCCGGCTTGGCATTCGCTACAAATTTCTCATTCGCTAGTTTTTTCAGGATTGATTCACGGAACCCAAGGTTATACTCCAGCTCTTTCTGGGTGTTAACTATCTCCTGTTCGGTATCGATTTCGCCAGCCATGTCAACGAAAAACTCATCACCTTTAATCAGGAACGAAATGCCATTGGCTTTCTCGGATACATAGCTGATTTCAGACACATTAGCCATCTTCTGAACTAGAGGTTCCAATGACTGGAAGCGCTCAGGAGCAGTAGTTTTTATTGCCAGTGGCAATCCGGTTTTAGGTGAAATCTGTTTGGCATTCCGAATGTTTCGAACATTGGTGACGACATCGAATAAGATATCGAAATCGGCCAGTATTTGCGAATCGGCAGCGGTTGCTTTAGGGAAAGCTGCAATGCAAATACTGTCGCCTGGCTGGCGCTCCCGAATTTCCTGCCATATTTCTTCCGTAATAAACGGCATAAATGGATGCGCAAGAGACATCAGTCGTTCGAAGAAATTGATGGTAGCCTCATACGTAGCACGGTCAATGGGTTGTTCGAAGCCAGGTTTTATCAACTCCAGATATTGCGAACAGAAATCGTCCCAGATAAGCTTGTAAATGCTTTGTAGAGCATCCGAAATCCGGAATTTACTGAAATGATCTTCCAGGTCAATTAGTGTTGTGCTAAGCTTCGACTCGAACCAGCGAATTGGTAGAGATGCAACGGACTGCGTCTCAAAAGGGTCAGCCGTTGAAACCGTCCAGCCTTTAACCAGCCGGAATGCATTCCAGATTTTATTGCTGAAGTTACGGCCCTGTTCGCACAGCTTTTCGTCGAACAGTAGGTCATTACCGGCTGCTGAACTAAAGAGCATACCCGTCCGTACACCATCGGCTCCGTATTTTTCAATGAGATCGAGTGGATCGGGCGAGTTGCCTAATTGCTTCGACATTTTACGGCCCTGCTTGTCGCGAACCATACCCGTAAAATAAACATCTTTAAAAGGCCGCTCTCCCCGATATTCGTAGCCAGCAATAATCATTCGAGCCACCCAGAAGAAAATAATATCGAAACCCGTAACGAGCGTATTGGTCGGATAATAATATTGGATGTCGGCATTATTCGGGTCTTTTAGGCCATTAAAGACCGACATTGGCCAGAGCCACGACGAAAACCAGGTGTCGAGTACATCTTCGTCCTGCGTCAGATCGGCTTCTGTAAGGGCAAACAACTGATAATCGCGCTGAGCTTTCCGTAGGGCGGCACGCTTATCTTTAGCAACGATAATGGTACCATCCTTCATATAAAAAGCCGGAATACGCTGGCCCCACCAGAGCTGACGGCTAATACACCAGTCGTGCGGATTCTCCATCCAGGAACGATACATGTTCTTGAATTTTGGCGGATGGAGTTGAATGGTATCGTTCATAACGTTCTCGAACGCGGGTTTCGAGATTTCGTCCATTTTCAGGAACCACTGCAACGACAGCTTCGGCTCAATTACGGCATTGGTGCGCTCCGAGAAACCAACATTCGATTTGTAGTCTTCGGCTTTTTCCAGATTGCCCGATTCTTCGAGCATTTTGATAATGGCTTTCCGGGCCGCAAAGCGATCCTGACCAACCAGAATCTGCGCTTTTTCGTTTAGTGTGCCATTATCGTTCAGAATATCCAGAACCGGCAGATTATGCTTCATGCCGAGCGTATAGTCGTTCGGGTCATGGGCAGGCGTAACTTTAAGGCAGCCCGTTCCGAAATCCATTGTCACATACTCATCAGTGATAATGGGAATTTCACGGTTAATAAGCGGAATAATGGCTTTTTTGCCGTGCAAATGCTTATACCGCTCGTCGTTAGGGTTAACGGCAATGGCAGCATCAGCCATGATCGTTTCGGGCCGTACGGTAGCAATAGTGATATAGCTGGAGGCCTGGGGCTCAGGGCTTAGGGGGCCACCCTCGGCAATTTGATACCGAATGTAAACCAGCTTTTGCTGAACCTCTTTGGTTATAACTTCTTCGTCCGAAACGGCTGTCAGGCCCTGAGGGTCCCAGTTAACCATGCGGACGCCCCGGTAAATCTTACCTTTTTCGTACAGATCGACGAATACATCGATAACCGAGTCGTATAGATCAGGCTCCATTGTAAAGCGGGTACGATCCCAGTCGCAGGATGCACCGAGCTTACGAAGTTGCTGAAGAATGATGCCGCCGTATTTGTGAGTCCATTCCCAGGCATATTCTAAAAACTGATCACGAGTCAGATCGTGCTTGCTGATGCCACGCTCTTTGAGCATGCCAACGACTTTAGCTTCCGTAGCAATACTGGCATGGTCGGTACCGGGCACCCAACAGGCATTTTTTCCTTCCATACGCGCCTTCCGGATCAGTACATCCTGAATCGTATTGTTGAGCATATGCCCCATGTGCAATACGCCTGTTACGTTGGGAGGAGGAATAACAATAGTGTAAGGCTCCCGTTCGTCGGGAGTCGATTTGAAAAACTGGTTATCAATCCAGTATTGATACCATTTTTCTTCAATGTCCTGCGGAGTGTATGTCTTTGAAATCATAAAGCAGTCAAAACGAATGACTTTTCTTCAACCATTAAACCGAATCTGGATAGAAAAGGAGCCGTATTCACGGAAAGAAAGGCAAAATTAGCTAAATTGGATAGGGCGTAAAAACGAAAGACGTTCTTTCCTGGTTTTAGCACTACACTTCATGGTTCGTCTATGGAATTCGGAAAAGTACATAATCTCGACGTTATCAACCTGACACTACCGCCGGGCCCTTCGTTTAATGCCCGTGTGTGGGCAGGTATTGAGCCGACCAGTCACCCTTCGGTATTCATCGGTGGACCAATCTGGGCCAACAAAGATTATGTTGGCAAAGTATATCCTTCGAATGCAAAGGAGCGTGATTTTTTGCATTACTATACCCGGCAGTTTAATACCATTGAATTAAATCTGACCCATTATCAGATTCCGACGGTCGGTATGATTGAAAAATGGAAAACCGAAGCAACCGAAGGCTTTACCTATTGCCCAAAGTTTCCACAGGTAATTAGTCATGAACGGCAACTGGTCGCTACTGAAGCATTAACCGAAGAGTTTGTGAACGCGGTGTTGGGTCTGGAGGAGTTTCTGGGTATGGCATTTCTGCAAATGCCCCCTTCGTTTAGTCCCGAAAAATGGCCATTGCTGGAGTCATATTTAAAAAGCCTGCCCGACGAACTGGATGTGGCCGTAGAATTTCGGCATCCTGACTGGTTCAATAAATCATCAATCTGGCAACAAACTCTCGAAGGGCTTCATGCCCTGCATCGGCATGTGGTGATTACCGATGTAGCCGGTCGGCGCGATGTATTGCATATGAGCTTAAGCAGCCCAGTTCTGACGCTTCGGTTTATTGCCAATGAAGGCCATCCAACTGATTATGTACGGACAGATGCCTGGATACAACGGCTGAAAACCTGGTTTGAAAAAGGACTACAAACGGCTTATTTGTTCATTCATGGCGGGGGAGACAACGATACGGCTCCCGAACTGATTCGGTACTGGATTCGGGAATTAAATAAACACTGTGGTCTGAATTTAAGAGAGCCCGTACTACAGCCCAAAGTTGTGCAGGGTAGTTTGTTTTGATTTGCACGACGAACCGTTTACCTTTGTTTCATGATTTCAGCAACTACAAACCATCGGCATCACCATTCTGGGCGGTAACGCAGCAGAACAAGACGCTCGTGTTTGTGAGTTTTGGAACGAAAATCCTAATTACACAATATACCCGGCCCGGTTCTGCTACAGAGTCGGGTTTTTCGTTTTTATTCGTCGAATGCTGGCTATCGAACAGCCTCAATCCAAAACAATGAAAACTGTCATTATTAAATATAACGCAGGTAATGTCCAGTCGGTAATGTACGCGCTGGAAAGACTGGGGGCAAGCTATCTGCTGACCGACAATGAAGCCGAAATCCGCTCGGCCGATAAAGTGATTTTTCCGGGCGTAGGTGAAGCCAGCACCGCCATGGCTTATCTGCGCGAGCGTGGTCTGGATAAACTGATTCCATCGCTGAAACAGCCTGTTCTGGGAACGTGCGTCGGTATGCAGCTCATGTGCCGCTACTCCGAAGAGAACAACACAACCTGTATGGGTATTTTCGACATCGATGTTCGGCGATTTCCTACCCACCGTGACGACGACCCTGCTCGCTTTAAAGTGCCGCACATGGGCTGGAATAGCATTCACTCCCTACAAGGGCCATTAACACAAGGACTGTCGGAAAACGCCTACGTTTACTTCGTACATAGCTACGCAGCCGATATATGCGCCGAAACCACTGCAACCTGCGATTATGTGCGGCCATTCAGTGCCATGCTGCATCGCAATAATTTCTACGCAGCACAGTTTCATGCCGAAATCAGCGGTGATGTTGGCCAACAGATTCTGGAGAATTTTTTGAACTTGTAACGCGGACAGTCGTCCGCATTGTCCATGTATATAATACCTGCAATTGACCTAATCGAAGGCAAAGCCGTTCGCCTGACCCAGGGCGATTATAGTCAGAAAAAAGAATACAATGCGCGTCCGCTGGAGGTAGCGCAGCAGTTCGAAGATGCGGGGCTTACTCGCTTGCACCTTGTTGATCTCGATGGCGCTAAAGAAAAACGTGTAATCAACTGGAAAGTATTGGAGTTGATAGCCTCGAAAACTAGCCTGCATATTGATTTTGGTGGAGGAGTGCAGTCGGACGATGATCTGCGGGTAGTTTTCGAGTGTGGCGCTAAACAGGTAACGGGTGGTAGTATTGCCGTGAAAAAGCCGGAAGTAATGGAACGGTGGTTGTCTCGACATGGTTCTGAGGCCATTATTCTGGGTGCCGATGCCAAAAACGAAAAAATTGCCGTTAGCGGTTGGGAAGAATCGACCGAAGTATGGGTCTACGATTTTGTGGAAAAGTGGGTCGACAAAGGTGTTAAGTACGTAATCAGTACCGATGTGGCAAAGGACGGTCTATTGCAGGGGCCATCCTTTGAACTCTACCGAAACTTACAGGATCAGTTTCCCACGCTGAACATCATAGCGAGTGGTGGAGTCAGCAATATGGCCGATATCGAAACGCTGGCCGATATGAATCTCTTCGGTGTTATTGTCGGTAAGGCCATTTACGAAGGCCGCGTGACATTGAAGGAATTAAGTCGATTTATGGGAATCTAAAAATGAGTACCATGAAAGGTTGGTATGTTGGCTTATTTATTGGTTTCAAGGTATTATGGAATGTACATGCATCAGGTATGCAACCTAAACCATTGTCAATGTATCGCTTTATGGGGTTAGCTAATAAGATTGGTTTGAAACCTCCCATGCTAAAATCTGGTGAGTTTGAAGTTCGAATCTGGAACCAAAAATCGTTTCAGTATGGCGAAGCGCAGATACTTTATGTACTAACAAGCCACAGGGATCGGTTTGGTCTGGTTAAATATGTGTTCAAGTCTGGTAAGAAAAGGCTAAAATCTAGCAAAAAGCTTAAACCTGATAAGCCTGTTACAGATAGCCTATGGTATCAATTAGCCCAACAAGATATTTTAGCATTGCCTGATGAATCTGCAATCGAAAGTCAACTACGCCCCTATCATGACACATCTACATGGGTCACTGTGGAAAAAGATAGTAGTATCAGCATTAGAGGACATAAAAGGGAAAAATCTGTCTGGATTTTAGATGGAGAAAGCTACTATTTTGAGGTATTCGGCCAGGATAGTTATCGAACCTATACCTATAGTAATCCCAAATCATACTTACACGCTAAACCCCAAATAACTCAGCTACAAAAAGTGGTTTGCATTCTGAATTCAATAGAGTCGAGATTTCTTCCCTCCAGTAAATAGCCCTACTTAATCAAATTTATGCTTGAAGACTACACCATCAGCACCGATAAAGCGAAACTTAACATTGACCTAATTCACCAGTTTCTGAGCAAAGAGGCTTATTGGTGCCCGAATATTCCCATTACTATTGTTCAGCAATCAATCGAAAACTCTCTTTGCTTCGGTGTTTATTGGGGCGACCAACAAGTAGGGTTCGCCCGTGTTGTGACTGATCAGGCAACGTTCGGCTACCTGGCTGATGTATTCATTTTGCCGGAACATCGGGGTAAAGGCTTATCGAAACAGCTAGTAGCGTTTATTATGGCTTATCCGGCTTTACAGGGATTGCGCCGGATGATGCTGGTTACCCGCGATGCACATGGATTATATGAGCAGTTTGGCTTCCAGCCCATCGCCAATCCCGAAAATACAATGTCAACCAAAACATTTACCAGTTACTGATGCTTACAAAACGGATTATTCCCTGCCTGGATATAAAAGATGGTCGCACCGTAAAGGGAACCAATTTTGTCAACCTGCGCGATGCGGGCGATCCGGTTGCTCTGGCGGCTATCTATGCCGAACAGGGAGCCGACGAACTGGTTTTTCTGGATATTACGGCAACAGTCGACGAGCGTAAAACCCTCATCGAACTGGTTCGGAACGTGGCCCATACCATCAACATTCCGTTTACGGTTGGCGGTGGAATCTCGTCGGTTGCCGATGTGTCGACGCTTCTAAATGCAGGTGCCGATAAAATTTCAATCAATTCCTCCGCCGTTCGCAACCCCGATCTGATCAACGAGTTGGCTCTTGAATTCGGTAGCCAGTGCATCGTTGTCGCAATCGACACCCGCTGGATTGAGGTAGAGAGCTTAGAGCAAGGGGCAAAGGGCGAAGGGCATAGGGTAGAGGGCGGAGTGTCAACCTTCAGCTCCCAGCCCCTTGCTCTCAGCCCTCAGTCCTTCGCTCATATCGTCCATACCCACGGAGGCCGTAAGCCGACGCATCTGCGCACTATAGCCTGGGCAAAAGAAGTAGAGGAACGCGGGGCTGGCGAAATTTTGCTAACGTCGATGGATACCGATGGCACTAAAGCCGGGTTTGCGCTTGAACTGACCGCGCAAATTTCTGGATCAGCTAATATTCCGGTGATTGCATCGGGTGGTGCTGGTACAATGGATCATTTTGTCGATGTGTTCACAACCGGCAAAGCTGATGCCGGATTGGCTGCCAGCATTTTTCACTTCAAGGAAATCGAAATACCAGATCTGAAAGGCTATTTGCGAGAAAAAGGAATTGAAATGCGATTGTAAGCAGCATCTTGTAGGCCGGTGTTTTCAAACCCACAAGAGGCTGCCCGTGTAGGACATTAAAACTTAAAGCCCAGATCGAGGGCTACAATTCGGCTCTTTGAAACAAGCTGGCTCCCACGCGCTACGTTGATCAGGCCGCGCTGATAGCTCATGCCGATGTTAAATGCATTGTTTTGATTGATTTTGTATTGGACACCGGTTCCCAGGAGCATTTCAACATCACCGAACCCATACTGCCGTCGGTCGCCACCACTTTCGGCCTGATACAAACCATTGCGAGACTGATCGAGGGCATGCTCCGCCAGTTTCAGGCTCAGTAGACCGCCTGTCTGAATATAAAGCCGCATGTTTGGCGCAATATTATTCGCAAACAGCTTTACGGTTACTGGTAGTTGCAGATACTGAAGGTTGTAAACAGACTCTTTTTCGGGCGCGCCCGGATTCCACACAGCTTGCCCAAACGTACCTGGCATTTGAAAACCCGACCGTTTAACTGTATACCAAAGTCCGGTACTGAACGCATAGCGGTTTTTGAAAAAGAAATAGTCGAGCGTTGGCCCAACACTCATCCGGGCACCAATGCCATTGCTGCGAAAACCCGTGTAGTTGCCCGTTCCTTCGGCGGTGTTCATGTTGAGCGAAGGAGCAAACCGAATACTCATTTCAATGAGATGAGTAGGCCAGGCATAGTCTGGACCAGAACCGTAACCGTTGTTTTCATTCGTGTCATTGTCTTGGTTTCGTTGTTGTCGACGCCGACGTTTGCGGTCATCGTCATAGTTGCGCCGGTTCTGGTCCTGGCCATCGTAATTATCGCCCAAAATTTTACGAAACCGTTTTTCAGTTACGCTCGATTCTTTCGTTCTCAATTGGTAGAGTGCAGGCGACGTCGATTGCGCCCAACTGCTGACAACCGTCAGCACAACCAAAATCAACCCTAACCCTGCAACTTTTTTCATAATTTTGCACGTTTTCAATACAGAAAACCAGTGAGTTTCATGCGACTACAAACGGCCTTTGCCGGAATTCTTTGTTTATTCTTCTTTGCTTCGTGCACTAAAAACGAAGACGTTACTCTTATCCGACTTGATCAACAGCTTTTCTCGGGTAAATCTGCCGAAAATGTTCGTGGATTTCTGAATCAACACCCCGATGTTGCTCAATTGTACTTTAACGCGAACGAAGCCGGAAATGATACAGCACTCATCCGAGAATTGACCGACCGGATCAACAATCCGGCGCTCAATGAACTCTATCAGCAAACGGAAGCCGAATTCGGTGATATGGCTGATTTGAAAACACAGCTGGCTGAAGCCTTCACGAAAATCAAAAAAAACTTTCCCGATTTTCGTTCTCCCAAAATTGCTACACTCGTAACGGGCTTTGCTGGCCCCGACATAGTTGTTTCTGACAGCCTGATCATTATTGGTATCGATTATTTTGCTGGCCCTAAGGCTAAGTATCGTCCCCGCGGTCCCGAATTCCCTCAATATATTCTGCGCCGGTATCAAAAAGAGTATATTGCTCCAGCTATTATTTTTGCTCTATCAGACAAATACAATGCCACAAATCGCACTGACCAGACTATGCTGGCCGATATGGTTTATTTTGGCAAGAGCTATGTTTTTACAAAAACCATGCTTCCTGAAGTAGCTGACAGCCTCATTATCGGATATTCAGACAAACAACTTACCGAAACGTTTAATGCCCAGGATATAATTTGGGGACATTTTATTGATAATCAGTTGCTATATCAGACAAATCCGGCAGTAAAACAACGATATTTGAATGAGCGACCCTTTACAGCCGAAATTGGGCCTGCCTGCCCGGGGGCTATTGGCCGGTGGCTGGGCTGGCGAATCGTAAGTATGTACTTCGATAAACATAACGGCGTCGGTATTTCCGATCTGATGCATAATGCAAACGCCCGGCAAATTTTTGAAGAATCGGGCTACAAAGGGCAAACGGACGAATAATCAATAACACCAGGCTTTGGCAATTGACCAGGCAATATTTTTTGACCAAATAACGACTACTCAATAAAGCAGTCGACAGAATTATAACCAATGGCAAAACGAGGACGAGGTTTTGGCGAGGAAGCCAGCGAAGCTGATAAAAAAAAATTAAGCCGTGAAGGCATAAAAAAGGCCCTCAGTATTTTTCAATTTATTAAACCATATCGATTTCAATATGGAATTGGGTTCATCTTTTTGATTCTGTCTACGGGCACAACCATGAGTTTTGGTTTGCTTATCGGACAAATCACCAGTGTGATTCAGGGCAAATCAAATTTTACACTTAACCAGGTTACCCTGTTTTTTGTGGGTGTACTGGTGGCGCAGGCTATTTTCTCGTTCTGCCGCATTTATTTCTTTTCGCAGGTGAGCGAGCGCGCAATGGCCGATGTGCGTCGGGCAACTTATAGTAAAATCATTACGCTTCCGATCACCTTTTTCGAAAAACGACGCGTTGGCGAATTGACCAGCCGTATTTCGGCCGATGTTTCGCAACTACAGGACGTGCTGACGCTGACACTAGCCGAACTTTTCCGGCAGGTGGCTACGCTGACAATTGGTACGGCTATTATTTTCTATGTTTCCTGGAAATTGACCCTGTTCATGCTGGGTACATTTCCGGTTATCATAGTGGCGGCCATGATTTTTGGGCGATTTATTCGGCGGCTATCAAAACAGGCGCAGGATTTGTTGGCACAGGCCAATGTGATTGTTGAAGAAACGCTGCAATCGGTAAACGTAGTGAAGGCATTTACGAATGAGAAAGTCGAAATTAATAGGTACGGTATTGGACTGAACAAAGTTGTAAGTACGGCGCTGAGGGCGGCAAAATTCCGGGGTGTATTTGTATCATTCATCATTTTTGCACTTTTCGGCGGCATTATCGGTGTTGTCTGGTATGGTGGTTCGCTGGTACTATCGAACGAAATGCCTTTCTCGGATCTTCTTACATTTATCGTTTATACAACGTTTATTGGTGGATCGGTGGCTGGCATGGGCGATTTATACGCTCAATTGCAACGCACAATTGGCGCTTCTGAACGAATTCTGGAAATTCTGGAAGAGCCATCAGAAGTGGAGGCCGATGAAGAACGGCCACTGTTTGTGCCGGTTCGGGGCGATGTGCAATTCAATGACGTTCATTTCTCGTATCCGTCGCGGCCTGATGTGCCAGTACTTAAAGGAATTTCGCTGGATGTTGCTGCCGGCCGTAAAATTGCGTTAGTAGGGAAAAGTGGAGCTGGTAAATCAACAATTGTTCAATTGCTGATGCGCTATTATGGCATTGGCAATGGGCAGATTAAGGTTGATGGCCGCGATCTGATGAGTTTCAATATTACCGATCTTCGGAAAAATATTGCCGTTGTTCCTCAGGAAGTAATGCTGTTTGGTGGAACCATTCTGGAAAACATTCAGTATGGAAAGCCCGGAGCCAGTGAAGCTGAAGTTCGTGAAGCGGCTCGCAAAGCCAATGCACTGCAGTTTATCGAATCATTTCCCGAAGGTTTTGAAACCGTTGTGGGCGAACGAGGTGTTAAACTATCGGGTGGTCAACGGCAACGTATTGCCATTGCGCGGGCTATTTTGAAAGATCCGGCCATTCTAATTCTGGACGAAGCAACCAGTTCGCTGGATGCCGAATCGGAACGGTTAGTACAGGAAGCGCTGGATGAGCTAATGCAAAATCGCACAACAATTATTATTGCACACCGGTTAGCTACCATTCGGAAAGTTGATAAGATTTATGTGATTCGTGAAGGGATGATTGCTGAGTCGGGTACGCACGACGAACTGGCCATACAGGAAGACGGTATCTATGCGAATCTGGTTAAATTGCAGTTTGAAATTATAGATTAGGGATTCAGCCTACGGTTGCCATAGACCGAAACCCATAAACCAAATTACCGTTATGACTCCTGCTGCTAAAACCCTGAAAGACTTTAACCTACGCCATACGAATGGCCGGGAAGAAGTGCTGGATTTGTTTCTGAACGCTGGTCATGCACTGGCGCATAACGACGTAGAAAATGGCCTTGGTCCAGATCATGATCGGGTCACGATCTATCGGACACTACGGACGTTTCTGGATAAAGGATTACTGCATAAGGTCCTTGACGATGAAGGAGGCACTAAGTATGCCCTCTGCCGTGAAGCCTGCGCCCATGGCCATCATCACCACGACCATGTTCATTTTAAATGTGAAGCCTGTGGACAAACTACTTGTCTCGACCAGGTTAGCATTCCAACAATCGACTTACCTAACGGCTACAACCGTAAAGAAACAAATTTGCTCATCCAGGGCGTTTGTCAGGATTGTAATAGATGATGCGGGAAAAATCCGCGATTTGACGAATAAAATCGCGGGCTTCTCCCGCGTTACTACATGACCACTGAAACCATTTTTCAGGAACAGCAACAGCAGTTTTTACGGGCTGGGCAGATAGCTCAGCGACAATATAATCAATGGGCGTTCTGGCGCCTTATCTGGTTTTTAGGCAGTGCGGTGGTGTTCTGGCTTCTAATTCAAATGGATGAGCAGTTGGGGGCCGCTTTTGTTTTGCTGGTAGGCGTGGCCGGATTTATGTTTTTACTGAAAAAACACCAGGCTATTCGGGTCGAACGCGACCTAAGTCATTATCTGGCGTTTATTAATCAGGACGAAGCCGCACGCTTGAAACGGCAATACCTTCGCCCAGAGGCAGGCGACCAATTCGCCAATCCGACGCACTTTTATGCGACCGATTTAGATGTCTTCGGCAAACATTCACTGTTTCGGTTGCTGAATCGAACCCATACGTTCGAAGGTCAAAAGCGATTGGCAAACTGGTTGCTGGAACCATCTGGACCCGATGCCATTCGGTTGCGTCAGCAGGCCGCCCGAGAGTTAACTCCACAGCTTGATTGGCGTCAGCAATTTGAAGCCAAAGCCTATCTGGAAGAAACCATTACTCGTTCGCCTGACTTGCTGATCAAGTGGGCAACTGCCGACGTTGTGCCGACACCATCTTATCTGAACCTTGTTCGATTTCTATTTCCTATCATTACATTGGCATTGACCGCTCTGTGGTTTACGGGCTATTTACCAGGAGCAATTGTACTGATGGCATTGGCCGTTCATGGGTTAGTGCTTAGCCAAACGGCGGCTCGGGCAAAAGACGTAAGTGAACAAACATTCGAAATATCGGCGGCATTACGCTCGTTTCGATCTTTATTTGAACATGCCGAACAGTTGAAAGGGAATGCCTTACGATTGCAGGCTATTGGAAAAGCATTGACCTCAACCGACCGGCTGGCTTCGGAAGCAATTGGAAAACTGGCCCAATTGACCGAAGGTTTGAACTATCGGCGAAATCCTTATTTCTACCTCCTATTTGGCATAGCTACTTTATGGGACATCCATTACCTGTTTCGACTGGAGCGCTGGCGGAAAGAACATGGTCCGCATTTGAGTCGCTGGTTCGAGGCTTTGGGTGAGCTGGAAGCCCTAAATAGTTTAGCCGGATTTGCTTATGCCCATCCCGCCTATGCAACCCCCAACATTGTTGAAGACGAATTAATACTCGATTTTGTAGAAGCAGCACATCCATTATTACCACCCGGCCGTAGTATATCTAATTCGCTTACAGTTAGCGGCAATGGTCGAACGATCCTGATTACCGGCTCGAATATGTCGGGCAAAAGCACGTTTCTGCGCACGGTCGGGACGAACGTTGTACTGGCACTTGCCGGAGCCGTTACAAGTGCCAGCCAATTCAGCTGTTCGCCCGTACGGGTGTTTACAAGCATGCGAACGCAGGATTCGCTGGAAGAGAGCACATCGTCGTTCTACGCTGAATTAAAACGCTTGCAAACGCTTATTTATCTCTCCAAACAGTCGGGCCAGGAGCGGGTACCTGTTCTTTATTTCCTGGATGAAATCCTGAAAGGAACTAATTCGGCTGATCGGCATCGGGGTGCCGAAGCTCTAATTCGCCAGCTGCATCGGACCACTGCATCGGGTTTTGTTTCAACGCATGACCTAGAGCTGGGGCAACTCACCGATGCCAGCAACTTTGTCAGAAACTATCACTTTCAATCAGACCTGAAGGATGGAGAGCTACTGTTCGATTATAAACTTCGGGATGGTATCTGCCAAAGTTTTAATGCCAGTCAGCTCATGCAGGCTATTGGTATCGAGATCGATGCCCTTCAGAAGTAAAGCCAATGCCAGCGAAGTTTAGGGCCAATTTGCAGCGTTGGAGCCGGGATTTTCACGTATTTCAAAACCCCAAGCACTAGCCT harbors:
- the hisH gene encoding imidazole glycerol phosphate synthase subunit HisH, translated to MKTVIIKYNAGNVQSVMYALERLGASYLLTDNEAEIRSADKVIFPGVGEASTAMAYLRERGLDKLIPSLKQPVLGTCVGMQLMCRYSEENNTTCMGIFDIDVRRFPTHRDDDPARFKVPHMGWNSIHSLQGPLTQGLSENAYVYFVHSYAADICAETTATCDYVRPFSAMLHRNNFYAAQFHAEISGDVGQQILENFLNL
- the hisA gene encoding 1-(5-phosphoribosyl)-5-[(5-phosphoribosylamino)methylideneamino]imidazole-4-carboxamide isomerase, whose amino-acid sequence is MYIIPAIDLIEGKAVRLTQGDYSQKKEYNARPLEVAQQFEDAGLTRLHLVDLDGAKEKRVINWKVLELIASKTSLHIDFGGGVQSDDDLRVVFECGAKQVTGGSIAVKKPEVMERWLSRHGSEAIILGADAKNEKIAVSGWEESTEVWVYDFVEKWVDKGVKYVISTDVAKDGLLQGPSFELYRNLQDQFPTLNIIASGGVSNMADIETLADMNLFGVIVGKAIYEGRVTLKELSRFMGI
- a CDS encoding GNAT family N-acetyltransferase → MLEDYTISTDKAKLNIDLIHQFLSKEAYWCPNIPITIVQQSIENSLCFGVYWGDQQVGFARVVTDQATFGYLADVFILPEHRGKGLSKQLVAFIMAYPALQGLRRMMLVTRDAHGLYEQFGFQPIANPENTMSTKTFTSY
- a CDS encoding valine--tRNA ligase, with amino-acid sequence MISKTYTPQDIEEKWYQYWIDNQFFKSTPDEREPYTIVIPPPNVTGVLHMGHMLNNTIQDVLIRKARMEGKNACWVPGTDHASIATEAKVVGMLKERGISKHDLTRDQFLEYAWEWTHKYGGIILQQLRKLGASCDWDRTRFTMEPDLYDSVIDVFVDLYEKGKIYRGVRMVNWDPQGLTAVSDEEVITKEVQQKLVYIRYQIAEGGPLSPEPQASSYITIATVRPETIMADAAIAVNPNDERYKHLHGKKAIIPLINREIPIITDEYVTMDFGTGCLKVTPAHDPNDYTLGMKHNLPVLDILNDNGTLNEKAQILVGQDRFAARKAIIKMLEESGNLEKAEDYKSNVGFSERTNAVIEPKLSLQWFLKMDEISKPAFENVMNDTIQLHPPKFKNMYRSWMENPHDWCISRQLWWGQRIPAFYMKDGTIIVAKDKRAALRKAQRDYQLFALTEADLTQDEDVLDTWFSSWLWPMSVFNGLKDPNNADIQYYYPTNTLVTGFDIIFFWVARMIIAGYEYRGERPFKDVYFTGMVRDKQGRKMSKQLGNSPDPLDLIEKYGADGVRTGMLFSSAAGNDLLFDEKLCEQGRNFSNKIWNAFRLVKGWTVSTADPFETQSVASLPIRWFESKLSTTLIDLEDHFSKFRISDALQSIYKLIWDDFCSQYLELIKPGFEQPIDRATYEATINFFERLMSLAHPFMPFITEEIWQEIRERQPGDSICIAAFPKATAADSQILADFDILFDVVTNVRNIRNAKQISPKTGLPLAIKTTAPERFQSLEPLVQKMANVSEISYVSEKANGISFLIKGDEFFVDMAGEIDTEQEIVNTQKELEYNLGFRESILKKLANEKFVANAKPEVVDRERQKLADAEAKVQALEQRLLDLRV
- a CDS encoding DUF72 domain-containing protein, with the translated sequence MEFGKVHNLDVINLTLPPGPSFNARVWAGIEPTSHPSVFIGGPIWANKDYVGKVYPSNAKERDFLHYYTRQFNTIELNLTHYQIPTVGMIEKWKTEATEGFTYCPKFPQVISHERQLVATEALTEEFVNAVLGLEEFLGMAFLQMPPSFSPEKWPLLESYLKSLPDELDVAVEFRHPDWFNKSSIWQQTLEGLHALHRHVVITDVAGRRDVLHMSLSSPVLTLRFIANEGHPTDYVRTDAWIQRLKTWFEKGLQTAYLFIHGGGDNDTAPELIRYWIRELNKHCGLNLREPVLQPKVVQGSLF